The following are encoded in a window of Streptomyces sp. 11x1 genomic DNA:
- a CDS encoding GNAT family N-acetyltransferase — protein MQTSSDRHEYPAHWEADVVLRDGGTARIRPITVDDAERLVSFYEQVSDESKYYRFFAPYPRLSAKDVHRFTHHDFVDRVGLAATVGGEFIATVRYDRIGADGMPASAPADEAEVAFLVQDAHQGRGVASALLEHIAAVARERGIRRFAAEVLPANSKMIKVFTDAGYQQQRSFEDGVVRLEFDLEPTDRSVAVQRAREQRAEARSVQRLLAPGSVAVVGAGRTPGGVGRSVLANLREAGFTGRLYAVNKALGEDEKELAGVPAHRSVTDIEGPVDLAVVAVPAAHVPQVVAECGEHGVQGLVVVSAGYAESGPEGRERQRELVRQARTYGMRIIGPNAFGIINTAPDVRLNASLAPQTPRSGRIGLFAQSGAIGIALLSRLHRRGGGVTGVTGVSTFVSSGNRADVSGNDVLQYWYEDPDTDVVLMYLESIGNPRKFTRLARRTAAVKPLVVVQGARHGSAPLGHAVRATQLPHTTVSALLRQAGVIRVDTITELVDAGLLLARQPLPAGPRVAILGNSESLGMLTYDACLSEGLRPLPPLDLTTGASAQDFHAALSRALADDSCDAVVVTAIPALGETSPGDAALAEALRSAAAANPSKPVLVVHVELGGLAEALSAAASTAPQSIDKPAGATATAPLHGSPTDEAAGATRRETAVRPERTGEATGTASPPGAAATDGAQRPVTTRQTPGAGAATPAPGGAAHPAASSPAGPGVTGPGAGGPGPAGSGEAGPRAAGSDVPDPGPGTSDRGPADPGGPHPDQPGPGAARSGVTGGPGVAAQGPAGVPGGPASAVAGVEPGAVTSAESGGARLIPAYPAAERAVRALSEAVNYAQWRREAAEPGRVPEYEDIDEKGAAEQIDALLARGEGLTLGEDETGALLARYGIRLRQARPAPTPDEAARAARLIGYPVALKTTAPHLRHRADLGGVRLDLADEEQLRRAYAELTELFGGPDELRPVVQGMAPRGVDTIVRTVVDPAAGAVLSFGLAGPASQLLGDMAHRLIPATERDAAALVRSIRTAPLLFGWRGSAPVDTEALEELLLRVSRLVDDHPEVVAVSLEPVVVAPQGLSVLGATVRLARPPVRDDLGPRTLPVY, from the coding sequence ATGCAGACCTCGTCGGACCGGCACGAGTACCCCGCCCACTGGGAGGCCGACGTGGTGCTGCGCGACGGCGGCACCGCACGCATCAGGCCCATCACCGTTGATGACGCCGAGCGTCTCGTCAGCTTCTACGAGCAGGTCTCGGACGAGTCGAAGTACTACCGCTTCTTCGCGCCGTACCCTCGCCTGTCCGCCAAGGACGTCCACCGCTTCACGCACCACGACTTCGTGGACCGGGTGGGGCTCGCCGCCACCGTCGGCGGCGAGTTCATCGCCACCGTACGCTACGACCGCATCGGCGCCGATGGCATGCCCGCGTCCGCACCCGCCGACGAGGCCGAGGTCGCCTTCCTCGTGCAGGACGCCCACCAGGGCCGCGGCGTCGCCTCCGCCCTGCTCGAACACATCGCCGCCGTGGCCCGCGAGCGGGGCATCAGACGCTTCGCCGCCGAGGTGCTGCCGGCCAACAGCAAGATGATCAAGGTGTTCACCGACGCCGGGTACCAGCAGCAGCGCAGCTTCGAGGACGGCGTCGTCCGGCTGGAGTTCGACCTGGAACCCACCGACCGCTCGGTGGCCGTCCAGCGCGCCCGGGAGCAGCGCGCCGAGGCCCGGTCCGTCCAGCGGCTGCTCGCCCCCGGCTCGGTCGCCGTCGTCGGCGCCGGGCGCACACCGGGCGGAGTGGGCCGCAGCGTGCTCGCCAATCTCCGGGAGGCGGGGTTCACCGGGCGGCTGTACGCGGTGAACAAGGCGCTCGGGGAGGACGAGAAGGAACTCGCGGGGGTCCCCGCGCACCGGTCCGTCACCGACATCGAGGGGCCCGTCGACCTCGCGGTCGTCGCCGTCCCCGCCGCCCACGTCCCCCAGGTCGTCGCCGAGTGCGGGGAGCACGGGGTGCAGGGCCTCGTGGTCGTCTCCGCCGGATACGCCGAGAGCGGGCCTGAAGGGCGCGAACGCCAGCGCGAACTGGTGCGCCAGGCCCGCACGTACGGCATGCGCATCATCGGGCCGAACGCGTTCGGGATCATCAACACCGCCCCCGACGTCCGGCTCAACGCCTCGCTCGCCCCCCAGACCCCGCGCTCCGGGCGCATCGGTCTGTTCGCCCAGTCCGGCGCCATCGGGATCGCGTTGCTCTCCCGGCTGCACCGGCGCGGGGGAGGGGTCACCGGGGTCACGGGCGTCTCCACGTTCGTCTCGTCCGGCAACCGCGCGGACGTCTCCGGGAACGACGTCCTGCAGTACTGGTACGAGGACCCGGACACCGATGTCGTCCTGATGTATCTGGAGTCCATCGGCAACCCGCGCAAGTTCACCCGACTCGCCCGGCGCACGGCCGCGGTCAAGCCGCTCGTGGTGGTGCAGGGGGCGCGCCACGGCTCCGCGCCCCTGGGGCACGCCGTGCGCGCCACCCAGCTGCCGCACACCACCGTGTCCGCGCTGCTGCGCCAGGCCGGGGTGATCCGGGTCGACACGATCACGGAACTGGTCGACGCGGGGTTGCTGCTGGCCCGGCAACCGCTGCCGGCGGGGCCGCGGGTGGCGATCCTCGGGAACTCCGAGTCGCTCGGGATGCTCACGTACGACGCGTGCCTCTCCGAAGGGCTGCGGCCGTTGCCGCCGCTGGACCTGACGACCGGGGCCTCGGCACAGGACTTCCACGCGGCGCTGTCGCGGGCCCTCGCCGACGACTCGTGCGACGCGGTGGTGGTGACGGCGATTCCCGCGCTGGGGGAGACCTCGCCGGGGGACGCGGCCCTGGCGGAGGCCCTGCGGTCGGCCGCCGCCGCGAACCCGTCGAAGCCGGTGCTGGTCGTCCACGTGGAGCTGGGCGGCCTCGCGGAAGCACTGTCGGCCGCGGCCAGCACGGCCCCCCAGTCCATCGACAAGCCCGCCGGCGCCACAGCGACAGCCCCGCTCCACGGATCGCCCACCGATGAGGCCGCGGGGGCGACGCGGAGGGAAACGGCCGTGAGGCCGGAGAGAACCGGTGAGGCGACCGGGACGGCGAGCCCGCCGGGAGCCGCAGCGACGGACGGGGCCCAGCGCCCGGTGACGACGCGGCAGACGCCAGGAGCGGGCGCAGCCACGCCCGCGCCCGGTGGCGCCGCACACCCCGCCGCCTCCAGCCCAGCAGGGCCGGGCGTGACAGGCCCGGGCGCGGGCGGCCCGGGCCCGGCAGGTTCCGGCGAGGCCGGTCCTCGCGCGGCTGGCTCGGATGTGCCCGACCCCGGCCCCGGCACGAGCGACCGCGGCCCGGCCGACCCGGGTGGGCCACACCCGGACCAGCCGGGTCCTGGCGCCGCTCGCTCCGGCGTGACAGGAGGTCCAGGCGTCGCGGCCCAAGGCCCGGCAGGCGTCCCGGGCGGGCCGGCGTCGGCCGTTGCGGGTGTGGAGCCCGGGGCGGTGACGTCCGCGGAGTCGGGCGGGGCTCGGCTCATCCCCGCCTATCCCGCCGCCGAGCGGGCCGTGCGGGCGTTGTCCGAAGCCGTGAACTACGCCCAGTGGCGACGGGAGGCGGCGGAGCCCGGGCGGGTGCCCGAATACGAGGACATCGACGAGAAGGGCGCGGCCGAACAGATCGACGCGCTGCTCGCCAGGGGCGAGGGACTCACCCTCGGCGAGGACGAGACGGGCGCGCTGCTCGCGCGGTACGGCATCCGCCTGCGGCAGGCGCGCCCCGCGCCGACGCCCGACGAGGCCGCGAGGGCGGCGCGGCTCATCGGCTACCCCGTCGCGCTCAAGACGACCGCCCCCCACCTGCGGCACCGCGCCGACCTCGGCGGCGTACGGCTCGACCTGGCGGACGAGGAGCAACTGCGCCGGGCGTACGCGGAGTTGACGGAGCTCTTCGGAGGCCCCGACGAGCTGCGCCCGGTCGTGCAGGGCATGGCTCCGCGCGGCGTCGACACGATCGTGCGGACGGTGGTGGACCCGGCGGCCGGAGCGGTGCTCTCGTTCGGTCTCGCCGGTCCCGCGTCGCAGCTGCTCGGCGACATGGCGCACCGCCTGATCCCGGCCACCGAACGGGACGCGGCCGCACTGGTCCGCTCGATCCGGACCGCACCCCTCCTCTTCGGCTGGAGGGGCTCGGCCCCCGTGGACACCGAGGCCCTGGAAGAGCTGCTGCTGCGGGTGTCGCGGCTGGTCGACGACCACCCCGAGGTCGTGGCGGTCTCCCTGGAACCCGTCGTCGTCGCCCCGCAGGGCCTCAGCGTGCTGGGCGCCACCGTCCGGCTCGCGCGCCCGCCCGTCCGCGACGACCTCGGCCCGAGGACCCTGCCGGTGTACTGA
- a CDS encoding VOC family protein has product MTEARGSTGLNGTVYPPGTPCWVSLMVHGTATTQEFYGALFGWEFQPGPQQLGPYVRALLDGRQVAGIGQLPPDRHLPIAWTPYFASADADRTAETVRHCGGTVGVGPLDAGDAGRLVIASDPAGAVFGIWQAAGHLGADITGVPGTPAWDELLTAHSSLVAKFYETVFGYVEEPVVSADLDYVTLRVGGRPVAGIHGVGSALPRDRGPHWLTYFEVADPDEAADRVVELGGHVLEPAHDTPHGPVATLADPEGAKFAVVRTEHRAADGDGRTVE; this is encoded by the coding sequence ATGACCGAGGCACGGGGGTCGACCGGCCTGAACGGCACCGTGTATCCACCGGGCACACCCTGCTGGGTGAGTCTGATGGTGCACGGCACGGCCACGACCCAGGAGTTCTACGGGGCGCTGTTCGGCTGGGAGTTCCAGCCCGGCCCCCAGCAGCTCGGCCCGTACGTGCGAGCCCTGCTCGACGGGCGGCAGGTGGCGGGGATCGGCCAGCTGCCGCCGGACCGTCATCTCCCCATCGCCTGGACGCCCTACTTCGCCTCGGCCGACGCGGACCGGACGGCGGAGACCGTGCGGCACTGCGGCGGCACCGTCGGCGTGGGCCCGCTGGACGCCGGTGACGCGGGCCGGCTGGTGATCGCCTCCGACCCGGCGGGCGCCGTCTTCGGCATCTGGCAGGCGGCGGGACACCTCGGCGCGGACATCACCGGCGTCCCCGGCACGCCCGCGTGGGACGAACTCCTCACCGCCCACAGCTCGCTGGTGGCCAAGTTCTACGAGACGGTCTTCGGCTACGTGGAGGAGCCGGTGGTCTCCGCCGACCTCGACTACGTCACCCTGCGCGTGGGGGGCCGCCCGGTGGCCGGCATCCACGGTGTCGGCAGCGCGCTCCCCCGGGACCGGGGGCCCCACTGGCTGACCTACTTCGAGGTGGCCGACCCCGACGAGGCCGCCGACCGCGTCGTCGAACTCGGCGGCCATGTCCTCGAACCGGCCCATGACACCCCGCACGGCCCGGTCGCCACCCTGGCCGACCCGGAGGGCGCGAAGTTCGCTGTGGTGCGCACGGAACACCGGGCCGCCGACGGGGACGGTCGCACGGTCGAGTGA
- a CDS encoding DUF5998 family protein gives MAKTSTTTQGLRAAIERSGYYPALVAEAVEAAVGGEAIKSYLVHQETTFDANEVRRHVTVLVLTGNRFIVSHTDEQAADSTSPTPYATTSTESVKIGRISSVVLSRVVANPESYTPGTLPREVVLTIGWGAVSRIDLEPAACGDPNCEADHGYTGSSTADDLSLRVSEAGDGPETVRQALAFAQSLSEATADTAR, from the coding sequence ATGGCCAAGACCAGTACGACGACCCAGGGGCTGCGTGCGGCGATCGAGCGCAGCGGCTACTACCCGGCCCTCGTGGCCGAGGCGGTGGAGGCCGCTGTCGGCGGAGAGGCCATCAAGTCGTACCTGGTCCATCAGGAGACGACGTTCGACGCGAACGAGGTGCGGCGCCACGTCACCGTCCTCGTCCTCACGGGCAACCGCTTCATCGTGAGCCACACCGACGAGCAGGCCGCGGACAGCACGTCACCGACGCCGTACGCCACGACGTCGACCGAGTCGGTGAAGATCGGCCGGATCTCGTCGGTCGTGCTCAGCCGGGTCGTCGCCAACCCCGAGTCGTACACACCGGGCACCCTGCCCCGCGAGGTCGTCCTCACCATCGGCTGGGGCGCCGTCTCCCGCATCGACCTGGAGCCCGCCGCCTGCGGCGACCCCAACTGCGAGGCGGACCACGGGTACACGGGCAGCTCGACGGCGGACGACCTCAGCCTGCGCGTCAGCGAGGCCGGGGACGGCCCGGAGACCGTGCGCCAGGCCCTCGCCTTCGCGCAGTCCCTCTCCGAGGCCACCGCGGACACCGCCCGCTGA
- a CDS encoding thymidine kinase, with translation MPELVFFSGTMDCGKSTLALQIEHNRSARGLQGMIFTRDDRAGEGKLSSRLGLVTDAVEVEDGQDLYAYLVDHLSQGRRADYVIADEAQFLAPGQIDQLARVVDDLGLDVYAFGITTDFRSKLFPGSQRLVELADRVEVLQVEALCWCGARATHNARTIGGQMVVEGAQVVVGDVNQPDDIGYEVLCRRHHRRRMTAATARAGALSPDVLPVETV, from the coding sequence ATGCCCGAGCTGGTGTTCTTCTCCGGAACCATGGACTGCGGGAAGTCGACGCTGGCCCTCCAGATAGAGCACAACCGCTCGGCGCGCGGCCTCCAGGGCATGATCTTCACGCGTGACGACCGCGCGGGCGAGGGCAAGCTGTCGTCACGGCTGGGCCTGGTCACGGACGCCGTGGAGGTCGAGGACGGCCAAGACCTCTACGCCTATCTCGTCGACCACCTCTCCCAGGGCCGCCGCGCGGACTACGTGATCGCCGACGAGGCCCAGTTCCTCGCCCCCGGGCAGATCGACCAACTCGCCCGCGTCGTGGACGACCTGGGCCTGGACGTGTACGCCTTCGGCATCACCACCGACTTCCGTTCCAAGCTCTTCCCCGGCTCCCAGCGTCTGGTCGAGCTGGCGGACCGCGTCGAGGTCCTCCAGGTCGAGGCCCTGTGCTGGTGCGGTGCCCGCGCCACCCACAACGCCCGCACCATAGGCGGTCAGATGGTCGTCGAGGGCGCCCAGGTCGTCGTCGGCGACGTCAACCAGCCCGACGACATCGGCTACGAGGTCCTCTGCCGCCGTCACCACCGCCGCCGGATGACGGCCGCCACGGCCCGCGCGGGCGCCCTCTCCCCGGACGTCCTCCCGGTCGAGACGGTCTGA
- a CDS encoding sulfurtransferase, with the protein MNAIISAPELANELAGARPPVILDVRWQLGGPNLRPEYEKAHIPTAVFVDLDAELAGPAGSGGRHPLPDLDGFGTAMRAAGVSADRAVVVYDGGLNWAAARAWWLLRWAGHPSVRVLDGGLAAWTGALTAEIPDPAPGTFEPVPGALPLLDADGAAALARTGLLLDARAAERYRGDVEPIDPVGGHIPGAVSAPTTENVAESGLFRTAAELSDRFKGLGATADSEVGVYCGSGVSGAHQVLALAVAGIPAALYVGSWSEWSRDGDRPVATGPDPQ; encoded by the coding sequence ATGAACGCCATCATCTCGGCCCCCGAACTCGCCAACGAGCTTGCGGGAGCCCGTCCGCCGGTGATCCTGGACGTCCGCTGGCAGTTGGGCGGCCCCAACCTGCGCCCCGAGTACGAGAAGGCGCACATCCCGACAGCCGTCTTCGTCGACCTGGACGCCGAACTCGCCGGTCCGGCCGGTTCCGGCGGCCGCCATCCGCTGCCCGACCTGGACGGTTTCGGTACGGCGATGCGAGCGGCCGGCGTCTCGGCCGACCGTGCCGTGGTCGTGTACGACGGCGGGCTCAACTGGGCCGCCGCGCGCGCGTGGTGGCTGCTCCGCTGGGCCGGCCACCCCTCGGTGCGGGTTCTGGACGGCGGCCTGGCGGCTTGGACGGGCGCGCTGACGGCGGAGATCCCGGACCCCGCCCCGGGGACCTTCGAGCCCGTCCCCGGCGCGCTGCCGCTGCTCGACGCGGACGGCGCCGCGGCGCTGGCCCGCACCGGGCTGCTCCTGGACGCGCGGGCCGCCGAACGCTACCGGGGCGACGTGGAGCCCATCGACCCGGTCGGCGGGCACATCCCGGGCGCGGTGTCGGCCCCGACCACGGAGAACGTGGCCGAATCCGGCCTCTTCCGGACCGCCGCCGAACTCTCCGACCGCTTCAAGGGACTCGGCGCGACCGCCGACTCCGAGGTCGGCGTGTACTGCGGCTCCGGTGTCTCCGGCGCCCACCAGGTGCTGGCGCTGGCCGTGGCGGGCATTCCGGCGGCCCTCTACGTGGGCTCGTGGTCGGAGTGGTCCCGGGACGGCGACCGCCCGGTGGCGACCGGACCCGACCCCCAGTGA
- a CDS encoding HPr family phosphocarrier protein — translation MAERRVNVGWAEGLHARPASIFVRATTASGIPVTIAKADGNPVNAASMLAVLGLGAQGGEEIVLASDAEGADVALDRLAKLVAEGLEELPETV, via the coding sequence ATGGCTGAGCGCCGCGTCAACGTCGGCTGGGCCGAGGGCCTCCACGCCCGACCCGCATCCATCTTCGTCCGGGCCACCACGGCCTCCGGTATCCCCGTGACGATCGCCAAGGCCGACGGCAACCCCGTCAACGCGGCCTCCATGCTCGCGGTCCTGGGCCTCGGCGCCCAGGGCGGCGAGGAGATCGTGCTCGCCTCCGACGCCGAGGGCGCGGACGTCGCGCTCGACCGTCTGGCCAAGCTCGTCGCCGAGGGGCTCGAAGAACTCCCCGAGACGGTCTGA
- a CDS encoding GntR family transcriptional regulator — translation MRIPAHSVCTAIRDDIVAGVYERGSRLTEELLARRYGVSRVPVREALRTLEAEGFVVTRRHAGACVAEPTEQEAADLLEMRMLLEPLGAARAAQRRTEAHLKVLRGLVRLGQERARRGNSEDLRSLGGWFHETLAQASGSPALTSTLAQLRHKIAWMYAVEAPSDPVESWAEHGGIVDAVARGDSDRARTITSLHTERATAAHRLRFPAGAGGTERPERVRTSQHPVNTPSLRH, via the coding sequence ATGCGTATTCCGGCGCACTCGGTATGCACGGCGATCCGTGATGACATCGTCGCGGGTGTCTACGAGCGCGGCAGCCGGCTCACCGAGGAACTGCTCGCCCGCCGGTACGGCGTCAGCCGGGTGCCCGTGCGCGAGGCCCTGCGCACGCTGGAGGCCGAGGGGTTCGTGGTGACCCGTCGGCACGCGGGCGCGTGCGTCGCCGAGCCGACCGAGCAGGAGGCGGCCGACCTGCTGGAGATGCGCATGCTGCTGGAGCCCCTGGGGGCCGCCCGCGCAGCGCAGCGCCGTACGGAGGCGCACCTCAAGGTGTTGCGCGGCCTGGTCAGGCTGGGCCAGGAGCGGGCCAGGAGGGGCAACAGCGAGGATCTGCGCTCCCTGGGCGGCTGGTTCCACGAGACGCTCGCACAGGCGTCCGGCAGCCCCGCCCTGACCTCGACACTCGCCCAGCTGCGGCACAAGATCGCCTGGATGTACGCGGTCGAGGCGCCGTCCGACCCCGTGGAGTCCTGGGCGGAGCACGGCGGCATCGTGGACGCGGTCGCGCGCGGCGACAGCGACCGGGCCCGGACGATCACGTCCCTGCACACCGAGCGGGCCACCGCCGCGCACCGGCTCCGATTTCCGGCCGGGGCCGGCGGGACGGAGCGCCCGGAGCGTGTGAGGACTTCGCAACACCCCGTAAACACGCCGAGCCTGCGGCATTAA
- a CDS encoding pitrilysin family protein: MTELATMDFHPQPQAGEARPWAFPAPERGTLDNGMTVLRCHRPGQQVVAVEVLLDAPLDAEPAGIEGVATIMTRAFSEGTDKHTAEEFAAELERCGATLDSHADHPGVRLSLEVPVSRLEKALGLLADALRAPAFEDAEIERLVANRLDEIPHETANPGRRAAKELSKQLFPATSRMSRPRQGTEETVEGIDSAAVRAFYERHVRPATATAVVVGDLTGVDLDALFADTLGAWTGSPGAPRPVPSVTADDTGRVIIVDRPGSVQTQLLIGRVGADRHDRVWPAQVLGTYCLGGTLTSRLDRVLREEKGYTYGVRAFGQVLRAAPDGSGIAMLAISGSVDTPNTGPALDDLWTVLRTLAAEGLTDAERDVAVQNLVGVAPLKFETAAAVASTLADQVEQYLPDDYQSTLYRQLAATGTVEATAAAVSAFPVDRLVTVLVGDAAQIEEPVRALGIGEVTVVPAE, translated from the coding sequence GTGACCGAGCTCGCGACCATGGACTTCCACCCGCAGCCCCAGGCCGGCGAGGCCAGGCCCTGGGCGTTCCCGGCGCCCGAACGCGGCACACTGGACAACGGCATGACCGTGCTGCGCTGCCACCGCCCCGGCCAGCAGGTCGTCGCCGTGGAGGTGCTCCTCGACGCTCCCCTGGACGCCGAGCCCGCCGGCATCGAGGGCGTCGCCACCATCATGACCAGGGCCTTCTCCGAGGGCACCGACAAGCACACGGCCGAGGAGTTCGCCGCCGAGCTGGAGCGGTGCGGCGCCACTCTGGACTCGCACGCCGACCACCCCGGTGTACGGCTGTCCCTCGAAGTGCCGGTGTCGCGGCTGGAGAAGGCCCTCGGCCTGCTCGCCGACGCCCTGCGGGCCCCCGCGTTCGAGGACGCCGAGATCGAGCGGCTGGTGGCCAACCGGCTCGACGAGATCCCGCACGAGACGGCCAACCCGGGCCGGCGGGCCGCCAAGGAGCTCTCCAAGCAGCTGTTCCCGGCCACCTCCCGGATGTCACGGCCCCGCCAGGGCACCGAGGAGACCGTCGAGGGCATCGACTCCGCGGCCGTACGCGCCTTCTACGAGCGCCACGTGCGCCCCGCGACGGCCACCGCCGTGGTCGTCGGCGACCTCACGGGCGTCGACCTCGACGCTCTGTTCGCCGACACCCTGGGCGCCTGGACCGGCTCCCCGGGTGCGCCGCGACCCGTGCCGTCGGTGACCGCCGACGACACCGGGCGCGTGATCATCGTGGACCGCCCCGGTTCCGTGCAGACCCAGTTGCTCATCGGCCGCGTGGGCGCCGACCGGCACGACCGCGTGTGGCCGGCGCAGGTGCTCGGCACCTACTGCCTCGGCGGCACCCTCACCTCCCGCCTGGACCGCGTCCTGCGCGAGGAGAAGGGCTACACCTACGGCGTGCGGGCGTTCGGCCAGGTGCTGCGGGCCGCGCCCGACGGTTCGGGCATCGCGATGCTCGCCATCAGCGGCTCCGTCGACACCCCCAACACCGGTCCGGCGCTCGACGACCTGTGGACGGTGCTGCGCACCCTCGCCGCCGAGGGCCTGACCGACGCCGAGCGCGACGTCGCCGTGCAGAACCTCGTCGGGGTGGCCCCCCTCAAGTTCGAGACGGCCGCGGCCGTGGCGAGCACGCTGGCCGACCAGGTCGAGCAGTACCTGCCGGACGACTACCAGTCGACGCTGTACCGCCAACTCGCCGCCACCGGCACCGTGGAGGCCACCGCGGCGGCCGTGAGCGCCTTCCCGGTGGACCGTCTGGTGACCGTCCTCGTCGGGGACGCCGCGCAGATCGAGGAGCCCGTCAGGGCCCTCGGAATCGGCGAAGTCACCGTCGTCCCGGCCGAGTAG
- a CDS encoding M23 family metallopeptidase yields MAFTRAPGKHRRPSRVQRTTTRNVGVAALTTTGVFGTLAGPALAAEEPAVEQTGLNQIITLGDTVADQVDAQAAAQEQAAEVAAVKKKAQEEARKAAAEKAEQERAAAKEREEIKARAARAAERERLNRYVAPISGSYISTGYKTGGAVWSSGSHTGVDFHAASGTAVLAVGSGTVVEAGWGGAYGNNIVIKMNDGTYTQYGHLSSIGVSVGQTVTPGQQIGLSGATGNVTGAHLHFEARTTAEYGSDMDPAAYLRSHGVNV; encoded by the coding sequence ATGGCGTTCACCCGCGCCCCCGGGAAGCACCGCCGTCCCAGCCGTGTGCAGCGCACGACCACGAGGAACGTGGGCGTGGCCGCTCTCACCACCACCGGCGTCTTCGGCACCCTGGCCGGCCCCGCGCTCGCCGCGGAGGAGCCCGCCGTCGAACAGACCGGCCTGAACCAGATCATCACCCTCGGCGACACGGTCGCCGACCAGGTCGACGCGCAGGCGGCTGCCCAGGAGCAGGCCGCCGAGGTGGCCGCGGTCAAGAAGAAGGCGCAGGAGGAGGCCAGGAAGGCCGCCGCCGAGAAGGCCGAGCAGGAGCGTGCCGCCGCCAAGGAGCGCGAGGAGATCAAGGCCCGTGCCGCCCGCGCGGCCGAGCGTGAGCGCCTCAACCGCTACGTCGCGCCCATCAGCGGCTCCTACATCTCCACCGGCTACAAGACCGGCGGTGCCGTCTGGTCCTCCGGCAGCCACACCGGTGTCGACTTCCATGCCGCGTCCGGTACGGCCGTCCTCGCGGTCGGCTCCGGCACCGTCGTCGAGGCGGGCTGGGGCGGTGCTTACGGCAACAACATCGTCATCAAGATGAACGACGGCACCTACACCCAGTACGGCCACCTGTCGTCCATCGGCGTCTCCGTCGGCCAGACGGTCACCCCCGGCCAGCAGATAGGCCTCTCCGGGGCGACCGGCAACGTCACCGGGGCGCATCTGCACTTCGAGGCCCGGACGACGGCCGAGTACGGCTCGGACATGGACCCCGCCGCGTACCTGCGTTCGCACGGTGTGAACGTCTGA
- a CDS encoding alkaline phosphatase family protein, translated as MALPTWDHPEPLALGSAPVPEYGAGSLADLLPTLAAGMGVPGTASSIPELTATDRVCVFLVDGLGWEQLKAHPDEAPYLTALLASSRGGTGRPITAGYPATTATSLASVGTGLPPGAHGLPGYTVRDPQTEELMNQLRWQPWTSPKTWQPYPTIFQLADRAGVHTAQVTSPAFQNTPLTQIALSGGTFHGRLSGEDRMDLAAEQLAAGDRALIYTYYSELDGAGHRFGVDSDAWRGQLMHVDRLVQRLAEQLPPRTALYVTADHGMIDIPFDEQHRIDFDEDWELRAGVALLGGEGRARHVYAVPGAQSDVLTCWREVLGEQFWIASRDEAIAAGWFGPHIDERVYARIGDVVAAAHDDVLIVASEREPKESAMVGNHGSMTPVEQLVPLLEVRS; from the coding sequence ATGGCGCTGCCCACCTGGGACCACCCGGAACCCCTTGCCCTCGGCTCCGCCCCCGTCCCCGAGTACGGCGCCGGTTCGCTCGCCGACCTCCTGCCCACCCTCGCGGCGGGCATGGGAGTCCCCGGCACGGCCTCCTCGATACCGGAACTGACGGCGACCGACCGGGTCTGTGTCTTCCTGGTGGACGGCCTGGGCTGGGAGCAGCTGAAGGCGCACCCCGACGAGGCGCCCTACCTGACGGCCCTGCTGGCGTCCTCGCGCGGCGGCACCGGCCGCCCCATCACCGCGGGATACCCGGCCACCACCGCGACGTCCCTCGCCTCCGTGGGCACCGGCCTCCCCCCGGGCGCGCACGGCCTGCCCGGCTACACGGTCCGCGACCCGCAGACCGAGGAGCTGATGAATCAGCTCCGCTGGCAGCCGTGGACCTCGCCGAAGACGTGGCAGCCGTATCCCACGATCTTCCAGCTCGCCGACCGGGCGGGTGTGCACACCGCCCAGGTCACCTCCCCGGCCTTCCAGAACACGCCCCTCACGCAGATCGCGCTGAGCGGCGGCACCTTCCACGGCCGCCTCTCCGGCGAGGACCGCATGGACCTGGCCGCCGAGCAACTGGCCGCCGGGGACCGCGCCTTGATCTACACGTACTACTCCGAGCTGGACGGCGCGGGGCACCGCTTCGGTGTCGACTCCGACGCCTGGCGCGGCCAGCTCATGCACGTCGACCGACTGGTCCAGCGTCTGGCCGAGCAACTCCCGCCGCGCACCGCCCTGTACGTCACCGCCGACCACGGCATGATCGACATCCCGTTCGACGAGCAGCACCGCATCGACTTCGACGAGGACTGGGAGCTGCGCGCCGGGGTCGCCCTGCTGGGGGGCGAGGGCCGGGCCCGCCATGTCTACGCGGTGCCGGGCGCACAGTCGGACGTCCTGACCTGTTGGCGTGAGGTGCTCGGCGAGCAGTTCTGGATCGCCTCGCGCGACGAGGCCATCGCGGCGGGCTGGTTCGGCCCGCACATCGACGAACGCGTGTATGCCCGCATCGGGGACGTGGTCGCGGCGGCCCACGACGACGTCCTGATCGTCGCCTCCGAGCGGGAGCCCAAGGAGTCGGCGATGGTCGGCAACCACGGTTCGATGACCCCCGTCGAACAGCTGGTCCCGCTCCTCGAAGTACGCTCCTGA